TATCTCTGGCAAATTAAAACCTTGATCTTCTTTTATAATAGAAACTACTTTATTGTTCAATGTTTATTCCTCTCAACTAACGTATGAATATATCGTCACAATCAAACAAACGTTTCATGAAATAATTATTTTTCTAATATTATTCAAACGAACAAGTGATAACTACATGCAAATACAGCTTATGAAATACAAACATAACTCACGGATTGATAAAAAACTATTTACCAACACAAAATCTAGAAAAGATATTATCCAACACTTCTTCGGACACATCTTCGCCCACAACCTGCCCCAGATGGACCATGGCTTCCTTTAAGTCAATAACCCACAAATCCTCTGTTGCTCCTGCCAAAACAGAATCCTCGGCCGCTAAGACTGCTTCTTTCGCTTTCAGTAAACTTTCTTGATGCCTCTCGTTATTGATTAAAATCTCTGCCTCATTATCCACCTTGAATAAATATTCTATTTTCTTAATTAACCTTACATTAAAGTCATCCAAATTATTGTCATGCAAAACAGATAGACTAAAAATATCAGACTCAGGATGCCTCTCCAACAATTGACTGTTCACCTTATCAGCCGACGCAATATCTGTTTTATTAATCAGAAACATTGTTTTCTCAACTATGACATCTTCTAACAATAACTCATCGGAATCCACTATTCCTGTACTAGCGTCTAGCATAACAATAACAATATCTGCTTTAGCTAAATACTCTTTCGTTCTTCCTATTCCCATTTTCTCTACTTCATCTTTACTCTCCCGTATTCCAGCGGTATCCACTAACTTAATTGGGATGCCCTCTAATTCTATCCATTCTTCAATGGTATCTCTCGTTGTTCCAGGAATGTCCGACACAATAGCCCGATTATCCTCAAGCCATTTATTAAATAAACTAGATTTCCCAGCATTAGGTTTCCCTGTGATAGCAACAACCAAACCATCTTTATAAATTTTACCTTTAGAGAAAGAGACTAAAAGTCCATCGATGCTAACTCTAATTTCTTCCAAAATAGAAACATAATGCATCTTGTCTGACAATTCTTCTTCTTCCGGATAATCAAGATGAACTTCAATATGTGAAACCATATCCAACACTTTTTGTCTAATTTGAGCTATCTCTTCTGACAAACTTCCCTGCAAATGAGCACTAGATACCTTCGCAGCAATTGCTGTTTTGGCATCAATCAAATCTATTACTGCTTCCGCCTGAACCAGATCCATTTTACCATTTACTAAGGCTCTCATTGTAAATTCACCTGGCTGTGCGGATCTAGCTCCATTCTGAAAAAGTAAGTTCAAAATCTTTTTTGCTACTACGTAATTACCATGACAATTAATCTCAATCATGTCTTCACCTGTAAAGGATTTTGGTGCTTTAAAATAAGAAACTAAGACCTCATCCAAAACTTCCTGTCCTTTTTTAAAAACAGAAAATTTAATGGTATTTGGTTCGTATTTCTTTAATGATAAAAAGGGTTTTATAAATGCTAATACATCTTGTCCACTTAAACGAATAACAGCAATCCCAGATCTGCCCGGAGGAGTTGAGATTGCCGCAATAACATCTGAAAAACTATTTAAAGACATCCTTACGCAGGAGTAATTACTACTTGTCTATCCTGTCCCTGTCCGATGCTTTCTGTTTTAACTGCTGTATTCTCTTGCAAGGTTAAATGTACAATTCTTCTTTCCCATGAGTTCATAGGTCTTAGAACCACTTCTTCCTTTGTACTAATTGCTTGATCAGCCATTTCTTGAGCTAACATTTTAAGAGAATCTTCTCTTTTATCTCTATAGCCACTTGCATCAAGAACAACATTAATTGGCTGTTTAAATTTTTTACTTAATATACTTCTTAATAAGATTTGCAAAGACTGTAGAGTACTACCTTCTTTTCCAATTATTCTCCCCATGTCATCACCCTTAATATCCAGTGAAACAAAGTTATCTTCATATTTAACTACTTTAACAACATTAAAAAATCCCATTAAGTCTAAAATCTCAGTTAGCATATCTTTGGCAACCAAATGCACGTCGCTATCCACCATATTCCCAAAATTATCTTCTATCTTTTTCTCTTCAACTTGATTTTTATCTGAATTTCCTGAATTCCCAAAAATGCTTAATATTCCCATTATTTAACTCCTTTTTTACTTTTGCTCTTTTGATTTGTTTGTTTCTTTGGCTTGACTGGTGTCGCTACAACGTCAATCGTTACAGGCTCCGTAGCAACCATTTCCTCTATTTCCTTTTTCTTTGAGGTTAGCCAATACTGCTGTGCACCAGTCATTAGCTGAGACAAAGACCAATATACCAAAACTCCGCTTGGCATATTAATTGAAATAAATAACATTAAAAAAGGCATAAACTTAAACATTTTTTGCGTTGGATCATTAGGATCTGTAGACATAGTCATTGTCTTCTGTGACAACCATGTAGAAATAGCTACAAGGATTGGAAGAATAACGGTAGAATCAGGACCTATTAAATTATTTATCCACAAAAAAGATGCCTGACTCGGATCAACTGCCAATATTAATTCCCTAAATGTTGGACTATTTAAAGACATAAAAATAGCAACAAAAAAAGGTAACTGAATTAAAGTTGGAAGACAGCTTCCAAATGGGTTCACATTATGTTCTTTATATAAGGACATCATTTGAATCTGTAATTGCTGTGGATTATCTTTATATTTTGTTTGCACTTCTTTAAGCTTAGGTTGAATCTTTTTCATATCATCCATTGCTCTAACTTGCTTAATTGTAAAAGGAAACAACACCAATTTTATAACAAAAGTTAATAAAATTATTGCGATTACATAGTTGTTGGTTAAATTAAAAAAGAATTGCAAAATAGGGATCATCATATTATCAACTAAAAAAACAAATGGGTTCATCGTCTCACCTTTCTATTTAACAGGGTCGTAACCACCTGGATTCCATGGATTACACCTTAACAATCTATAGGTACTCATCGAGCCACCCTTAAAAACTCCGTATCTCGTAATTGCCTCTAAGGCATACGAAGAACAAGTAGGATAAAACCGGCATTTTTTGGGAGTTAATGGCGAATATTTTTTGTATATTCTAATTAAAAAGATTAGTGTGTTTTTAACCATATTTTCTCTTCAAGTATGCCAACTGGTTTAACCAGTCTTGCTTTAACTCTTCGAAGGAAAGATTTACTGCTAAACCTTTAGAAATAACCACATAGTCCCCTGTTATCTCTGGCTTATTGCATCTAAATACTTCTCTTAGCCTTCGTTTTGTTTTGTTCCGTACTACGGCTCTTTTATCAACTTTCTTGCTTACAATAACTCCAAACCTTAATGTCTTGTCTGGTTTAAAATAAACAATTATGCCTTTTCCTGTTGCCTTCTTTTGTTCTGCATAAACTGCTTTAAATTCTGAATATTTCCTTAGTCGAAGACCCCTATCGAAAGAAAATTCTTTAAACAGCTATCTTTGCCCTTCCTCTTTTACGACGAGCTTTCAGGACTGCACGTCCTCCTACTGAACTTGATCTCACAAGAAAACCGTGTGTCTTGTGTCTTTTTCTGCTATTGGGCTGAAAGGTCTGCTTCACTGGAACTACCTCCTAAAACTTTTACTAAAACTTTCCCTAGTTTGGATAACGTATGAGCATTATAAGAGAAAATAACTATAGGGTCAAATAATAAATTACATTGCCTTTTCGTAGTATGAGGCAAAAGTCTCGCAGGGATTAGAATAAGCATATAAGTGCTGTTTTTCAACAGGAGCTATTAAGTTGTATTTTCCAAATTTACTTTGCTTACTTCTCATAGAATCCATATCAAAATTGTGTTTCTGCTCAAAGGCTTCTCGTTTGCTTAACTTTATCTGTTGCATACCAATATTGTACATATTGTTTCCGCCCAAAAAAGTTTGTTCATAATGCACTACATCCCAGCCGCTCTTTAAGGTAAATTTGAAAAACTCTTCAAAAGTCATATTATATGAATGAACAGCGTGTCCAACTTCATGCTTAACTACTGGAATTATTTGGTCAACTGTATCAAGGTCAAACACCAAAATTCTCTGACTATTTTTATCATAAGCGCCATAAGCTCTACTGTGATGCCTTTTTGCAAAGATTGATTCTGGCATGGTTTCCATATTCATTTGAATGCTCTTATTCTTGACAATAGTTTTAACGCCTTTTAAATGCTCACCTGGAAGATTAGCTAATACATAATTAAGCATCTTTAATTCTTCTTCTGAAAATGGAATATCTGAATTATGTACTTTAATGTTAAATTTCTTTTTAATTTCTTCTGCTAAGAACTGAAGTGCATCAGGCACATTCCTAAGTTGAATATTATAACCTGAATTATTTTGTTGAACCTGTTCTGCATTAGGTCTAAAAGATGGCGTAAACCTTCCTAGCCCTGTTCCTTGCAGGTCAGATGCAGAAAGCCCTTGGGTTCCCCAAGAACTTATTGACGGCATATTAGAGCCAATACCTAAGACCATTTATTTACCCCTTGTCTTCTTTTCTTTACTCAAACAACTTATAACTAACCATACTCTCAATTTTGGCAATCGTCTTCATGAAATTCTGAGCTGAAACTATGTTTATCTTAGACTCCAAACCGGTCTTTAATTCAAAAAACCCGTTATTGTCTTTGATTAACTGAGATTGATCCGTGTTTTTGTGGTAGGCGCCATCATTGGAAGGCTCGACGGAAAAACCTCTTTTAGCAAACTCTTCCCAGAAATTCTTACATATTGAATCTTCTTTTAACTTTTGTTTATGATTTACTCTTGCATGTATCATATTAACCACCCCATTTTTCGCTCTTATATTAATATATCGAACGAAAAATGAATAATTCCCATTATTTTTTAAAATAATATCATGATTAGTAGAATTAAGGAAAATATGATTGAATATATGCTTTTGTTTGCACAAGCCATTACTTTTCATTAGAATTAATCCTTCCTTTTATAGATAAAATTTTTACCTATATAGCGCCACCATCTCTTATAACGACTATTAACTAAGCTTTCTTGTATCCATTTTTTATAATATATCTACCTCGCTCCTGGTTCCTCTCGCCTAAAAGAGAGAGGGAATATTTATAAAAAAGTAGTATAATCAAAAGATGGAATATATATCTTTATTTATTATTATCCCGCTACTCTTTACGCTACATTATTTCCTTTACACAGAGAAAACAAAAATATTTCTACAAAAAACTTTAGGGAATTGGTTTATGAGTTATTTGTATAGGTTTTTATACGCTATAATTACTATCGTCATAATTCTCATTTTCATTAAAGTCATTAGCTCTATCCAAGCACCACACATTCTAAATATGCAAGATAACCTCAGCAATATCGTTTTTCTTATAATGGATACATTTAGACTTATCTTCCTTTTCTTAATAGTTGAATCGGTTTGGACACTTGGGATGGCAAACATTTTTGGAATAAAGCATTTAAAAAATTTATTTTCAAAAAACAAAGACAAATTCAATTTAGACTTTATTGTTACACCCTTTAACGTAAAAGGGCTATACCTTAGACACCGACATCCATTACTTTTCTACCTAGTACTTTTTATTTTATTTGATAGAACCTTAACTTTGCTTAGTATCTACTCCCTAATCTTTTTATCTGCCTATTACATTTTATTTACAAAAATGGTTGAAGCTCAACTTGTTACTATTTATCAAAATGATTTTAACAATTATCAAAAAGGCACAAATTTCTTTCTCCCGCAATTTAAAAAGTATCCAAATGAGCCTACTAAGAAATAGTTTTGCTGGCAGTTTTTATCCGAACAACCCTTTAATTCTTCAAAAACAATTACAAACTTTTCTATCTGAACCCTCCAAGACAATCAATAAACCAAAAGCAATTATTGTTCCCCACGCTGGATACATTTATTCCGCTCAAACAGCAGCATATGGATACAAACAACTTGAGAACGAGAATATCAAAACAGTTATCATCCTTGCCCCTGCTCATAAAACTTTTCATCAAAGCCTAGCCATACCTTCCGAGAAATCGCTGGAAACACCACTAGGAAACCTAGATGTCGACGAGTCTAAAATTAACGAATTGTTGTCATCAAATATTTTTATTAAAGACTCACGACCTCACTATCAGGAACATTCACTTGAAGTGCAATTACCTTTCCTTAAGTATCTCTTACCTGAATGTAAAATAATACCAATCAATGTTGGAATGATAGATTTAGCTATAGCAAAAAAAGCAGGCAGAGAAATTGCTTCCGTTATGGACAACAACACTGTCTTAGTAGTTAGTAACGACTTATCACATTATCACTCTTTAAAAACAGCCAAAGAGCTAGACGAAAAAACGATTAACCATATCCTGAAAATGTCGCCAGATAATCTTCTTAATCAACACCAAATGAAAGAAGCTGACTGCTGTGGTGTTTTCCCAATTACCTTGCTTCTTGCCACTCTAAATGAACTAGCTATTACAAAAAATAAGCTTCTCTACTATGACACTTCTGCCACGGCGTCGTTTGATGACAAACATGTTGTAGGATATGCCAGTATTGCTTTTTATTAACTGATTCTAATTCTAGCTGCTTTAGCGTGAGCTGGTAGTTTCTCAATATCTGCAAAATACGCAGTATCTTTTCCCACTTTAGGAAAATCAGACTTATCCATTCTTACTACTGTCGTATATTTTTGAAAATCTATCGCACTTAAGGGTGAAGAAAACCTTGCAGTTCCGCCTGTTGGCAACACATGGTTTGGCCCCAGCATATAATCGCCCAACACTTCTGCTGAATATTCTCCAACAAAAATTGCTCCAGCGTGTGAAATATTATTAACTAGTTCTTCTTGTTTGACGTGAAATATTTCCAAATGCTCCGCTGCTATCTGGTCAGCTATCTTGGCTAGCTTTTTAACATCAGCACCTTCTTGAACAATTATTAAAGAATTATCTGACAAAGCTCTATCCAGTATCTGCTTTCTAGGTAGTTCTTTATATTGCAAAGCTAATTGTGTTTTAACTTTCTTTGCTAGCTCTCTAGACTCTGTTATAAGAATTGCTGAGGCTAAAGTATCATGCTCTGCCTGAGCTAACATATCTGCAGCAATAAATCTTGGATCTGCACTGTCGTCAGCAATAATGCAAACATCGCTTGGCCCTGCCATTTTGTCGATACCTACGACTCCAAAAACTTCTTTTTTAGCTAAAGTTACATAAATATTTCCTGGACCTACTATTTTATCTACCTTCTTTATACTTTCCGTACCATAAGCCAAAGCGCCAACTGCTTGAGCTCCGCCCACAGAGTAAACTTCCTTGATGCCTAGCAAATAAGCTGCCGCCAAAACTGAATTATCAATTTGTCCATCTTTTCCAGCTGGAGATGCAAGCACTATCTCTTCTACGCCAGCAACCTGAGCGGGAATTACGTTCATTAACACTGACGTTGGATATGCAGCGGTGCCACCTGGGACATATACACCAACTCGTTTAATTGATGTAACTTTCATGCCATAGGAAGAGTTCTCGTAAATTTTTTCTTGCCAAGAGTTTAATAAAAAATTCTGATGATAACTGCGAATATTTTCTGTTGCTACATTTAAAAGATTTTTTAATTGTTCTGAAGAAGTATCATACGCCAATTTCAAAGCTTCTTTGGTAACAACAATGTCTTTAATGTTTTTTGCTGGAAATTCAAATTTGTTGATATAACCCAATAGTGCAACATCGCCTTGTTCTCTAATATCTTTTAAAATATTACAAACAACCTCTGATTCTTTTCTATCAATAAAGGCTGTTCTTGTATGAATTTTTTTTATTTCTTCGCTAATGTTTCTTTCCACGGTACGAATCATAAATATTAACCTATATACTGCTTTACTATCTCGTTTCTCAAGCTATAAAAAACTCGATTAACTAAAAGATGAGCAGTTGTTTCATAAATAGTCTGAGTTTCTACCAGACCATTTTCTTTCAAAGTTTTACCGGTCGCAATTAGATCAACAATATAGTCACTAAGTCCTGTTATGGCAGCCAACTCAACTGAACCGTATAGCTTGATAATATCTACCTTAATTCCTTTTTTATCAAAAAACTCCTTAGTACTATTGACGAATTTTGTGGCTACTTTATTACCATTGCTAAAATTCTTATCTTTCTTATTTATGTCCGTAGCAACAGATAAGCGACAATATCCAAACTCTAAATCTTTTAAAACAATTAAATCTGGTTTGGTTTCTCTAACTATATCCATCCCGCAAACACCCATATCAACAACACCATTCTGTACATAGACAGGAACATCTGTTGGTCTAAGTATCAAAAATTTAAACTTCTTGGTTTTATCATAAAAAATTAAAGCTCTATCTGGAATTTCGCCTACCTCTATCCCCTGTTTTTGAAAAAAAGCTAAGCTATCCTTAAAAAGATAACCCTTTGGTAATCCGATAGTAATTGATCTTTCCATTATTTCCCCTTAAAGTATGTAATTAGTTTTTCAAAGCCAAGCGCAAACCCAATAGCCGGAATATCAAAAGAGTATTCTTTGTACAAAGTATCATAACGACCACCAGAACCAACAACATATCCAACACCTTCTAACAGTACATTAAAAATAATTCCAGTATAATAAGTTACTTCTGGCGCTAGTCCTAAATTATAAACCAGATGATCCATGTTTTCCGGAGCTATCTGCCTAAATAAATCATCAAACTCTTTCAAATAGGAACCCTTAGTTAAAATACTTACATCGCCTAAAGCTGGAAGTTTATCCAACTTATTATATTCTTTATTCATTAACGCTTCTTTAATTTCTAGTGTTTCTGTCTCGCTATGTTCAATATGTCCTAGTTCAATTTTAAAATCTTCGATACCTGCAGAATGCAAGACATCAATAAGTAAATTAACAATCCGAATGTCTGCGTTAATACTATCGTCTCCTAATAATTCAGCACCAATTTGTAAAAATTCTTGTTTTCTTAAAATATGCTGTTTACGAAAAACGTTCTCTAGATAAAAAAACTTTTGGGGGAAAATTAACTCTTGGTTTCTTGCTGAAACTAGTCTAGCAATTGGCGTAGTCATTTCTGGTCTTAAAACCATAATTGCTCCATCATGGCTAATAAACTTTATGGACTTTTCCTTAAGATACGGGCCCCAGCCTTTAGAAAGCTCAGCATAAGGCTCAAACGTCGGAGTCGTTACTCTGTTATATTTATTTGATTTAAAACAACCAACCATCTTTTCGATTACATCATGTCTTTTAGACAATTCATCTGGCAATATTTCATTTACACCTTGTAACACTACCTAACCTCACCTTTCTAAAATCAATAAATAAATATTTCAACTCAAATCTACTTAACCAATGAACCATTGAACTAATCAATACGGGTGGTCACCCGGATAAACCACTATCCCCTCATCGCCAACTCTCATCCTATGAATGTCTGTACTATGATTTGTTCCTCTTAGTTTTCTAACCTCAATACCTCTATATGTATGACCTAAGTGTAACATTATTAATCCCTGAGCTAGAAAATCCTCCACACCAAAATGAGTTAAACCAATCTCTCCAGATGGCTTCTCGGTTATTACTATTGTAGTACATTGTAGTTTTCTAATTTCATGCAAAAGCAAAAAAAGTTCTTTTCTCATTTTATTATAATCATTAAAAGCCATACCAAAGGCTGGCAAAGAATCAATAACAAGTCGTTGAAATTTATTTTCTTTAATTTGTTTAACTAAAGTAGAAAGCAAATCAAAAACATTTTCATCGAAATCTTTCTTTAGCATTGGAAAATACAAAAACTTTAATTTATCCTCATCAATCATCTTCTGAATATTCCAACCAAACCTACTGGCATCAGCGATAATATCGTCAATTGGTTCTTCAAAAGAAACGTAAAGCCCTTTTTCTTGGTACTTATAGGCGCCGTTATATAAAAACTGGGTGGAAAGGATTGTCTTACCAGAACCTGCTGAACCTGACAAAAAGAAGTTTCTTCCCTTTGGAAATCCACCTTCAATGATAGAATCTAAACCACTTATTCCTGAAGGCGTTCTATCCATGGTCTCCTAGTTTCACCCACTCCCTATCAAAATCTATCCACTTCATACTAGCTACTCTCATATACATATGCCCATCTTTTTCTTTCGTTTCTATTACACCATCCATTATATACTTAATATTGTTTAGAACATACTCCGAAACTGTGCCTTCTTCTAAAACAAACATTGTATTTACCATCCCAAACGCTAAAGAAGTTCTAGCCAACTGGGATAAAAGACGTTGTGCCATAGACAGATCAAAGTTAACCAAAATAGAAGAAATTGAATCGAACACCCGTCTTCCACCTAGCTTACTCTGGATTGATTGACCAATGTGTTGACCAGAATCAGAAATAATCATAGAGAATTGATTTAAATCAAGAATTCCATCTATTCTAAACTTTTCTTTTACCTCAGAGGCACCTGAAGACCAAGAATAAGCATCAACAATAGAAAAAAGATCTAACTCCTCGTACTCTCTAACATCTATCTCTAAGCTAGACGACAGTTTATCTCGAATTAGCTTTGGTGAATCATCAAGAGTTACAAACATGCATCTTTCTTTGTTATGCAATCCGTTTAAAATAAATTTTCTTGCCATCGTTGATTTACCAGTACCCAAAGGCCCAAGCAACAAAATATTAGAACCTTTAGGGAGTCCTCCGTCTAACAATTCGTCTAACTCTTTTATTCCAGAACTAATTTTATCTATCTCTGCATTTTCTTTTTTATTTAGACTTATTACTGCTTTAGCATTGCTTGCATTACGTACTCTTGATTCTTGTCTTCTCAGCAACAATGTTTCAACTCTTGATTTTAATTCATCCAAATTAAAGGGTTTAGTAATATAATCATCTGCGCCACCCTCAAATCCCGTAATTTTGTTAAACTCATCACCAATCGCAGATAAAATAATAATAGGAACATCAGCAAAGTCTTTGTTTTCGCGTAATGTTTTACAGACTTCAAACCCATCTTTTTCAGGCATAACAATATCCGTAATAATCAAATCTGGAAATTCTTGTAGTGCTTTTTCTATAGCTTGAGCGCCATTATTAGCTAAAATTGTTTTATACCCCAAATCATCAAGCATCATGCTGGTGAGCATTAAAATGTTAGGTTCGTCATCTGCTATAAGTATCTTAAATGCTGAATCACTCATTTATCCAAATACCATCCTTGGGTTTTATTTCAAAACTAATTGCCTTCACAGCATAATCAGTAAACATTATCTTCTGAGGCAATATATACCTTTTTACCATCTCTCCCTGCTGGTCAAAATACATCTTAATAGTATTTGTCTCAATTGCGTTATCTTCAACATTGTCGTTTTTTAGTATCACAATTGTTAAATCACTATCTGACTTCTCTATCATATCATTTAATCCTGAAAAATAAATTTTTCTTATATTATTATTCGCTGTTATAAACTGAGGGAAAGCTGGGTCCAGCACTACTCTTTTTATCTTATTTTTACTTACAATATCCTTGATTTCTTTAATCAAATTCACAAAAATATCACCATTATCAAAACTTTCTGTTTCTCCAAAATAATCTCGTATATCTAATATTAGAAATCTTCCTTGCTCAAAAGCCCAAGCAATATCCCAACCCATAGAAGAAATTATTTCTCTTATTTGCTTTGGAGTATCTTTAGATGTAACAAAAAGAACTCTTTCATCAGTGAACAATCCTTCTTTCAAAAACTGAATTCCAAATATTGTTTTACCTATACCAGAGCAACCTTCCAACGAAGTTAGCTGGTTTTTTGGCAATCCTCCTCGTAGTTGTTTATCTAATGCTTTTATTCCTGTTGCAACCCTATTTCCCATACATAAAATTATAGCCCCGATAAACAGGATTTTGGAAGTCTTATTTACAATTAACAATGGAATATTACATAATCTAAACTATGGAACAAAAAAAATATGAAATAGCTGTCTCTGACTGCAACAACTTTTACATAAATATTCTTAAAGAATTAGGGATACAAGATATTCTGGATATTAAAAAGAAATATCCGGAAATGTCGCTTTACAACCTTTTTAACACAATTGAGCTAATCAACGAAGTTTACAGAGAAGACAACAGTAAAGACTTCATCATCTATGCTGAGGCTAATAAAGATAACTCCCGCCCCGCAGAATATCTTTCCAATAACTGTTTCATTTCTATTAATAAAGAAGAAACACTCGCTGACATAACAATAAATCCAAACGCTAATTTGAAAAAAATTAATAAAGAAATCGCTAGAACAGGCATTACTTTTGGTGTTATGCCAGAAATGATTGAGTATATGCAAGCCAACAAAGTTACTGATTCTTTTATTTTCGCTAAAGGAGACTTTGCTGTCCCAGTCGAAGAAGCACAATGCACTTATTTTTATGAAACAAAAAGACCGTTCCCTGCCAACATCCAGCAAGGAACAAAAGGTGTTTACTTGGACACCACTATCGAGAATAGAACTATACTTGGTAAAAAAATTGCAAGAATCAACAAAGCATCCAAAGGCATGCCGGGAAAAACAATTACTGGGCTGACCATACCAACCAGAATTCATCCCCAAAAAACTCTGCAATTAGGAGAAAATGTCTTCGAAAAAGGTGCAGATATTCTACCGAAGATAGATGGAATAATAAATTACAGCGCTGAAGTGATTGGAGTCACTCCA
Above is a genomic segment from Candidatus Margulisiibacteriota bacterium containing:
- a CDS encoding RAD55 family ATPase → MGNRVATGIKALDKQLRGGLPKNQLTSLEGCSGIGKTIFGIQFLKEGLFTDERVLFVTSKDTPKQIREIISSMGWDIAWAFEQGRFLILDIRDYFGETESFDNGDIFVNLIKEIKDIVSKNKIKRVVLDPAFPQFITANNNIRKIYFSGLNDMIEKSDSDLTIVILKNDNVEDNAIETNTIKMYFDQQGEMVKRYILPQKIMFTDYAVKAISFEIKPKDGIWINE
- a CDS encoding response regulator, with protein sequence MSDSAFKILIADDEPNILMLTSMMLDDLGYKTILANNGAQAIEKALQEFPDLIITDIVMPEKDGFEVCKTLRENKDFADVPIIILSAIGDEFNKITGFEGGADDYITKPFNLDELKSRVETLLLRRQESRVRNASNAKAVISLNKKENAEIDKISSGIKELDELLDGGLPKGSNILLLGPLGTGKSTMARKFILNGLHNKERCMFVTLDDSPKLIRDKLSSSLEIDVREYEELDLFSIVDAYSWSSGASEVKEKFRIDGILDLNQFSMIISDSGQHIGQSIQSKLGGRRVFDSISSILVNFDLSMAQRLLSQLARTSLAFGMVNTMFVLEEGTVSEYVLNNIKYIMDGVIETKEKDGHMYMRVASMKWIDFDREWVKLGDHG